The Macrobrachium rosenbergii isolate ZJJX-2024 chromosome 7, ASM4041242v1, whole genome shotgun sequence genome segment tttttattttcatatgttggCCGATTTTCacgattttatttaaaatctttttttctagAGCCTTACGGATCTATGAATTTACATACGTTGAGCCTTACTTAcacgtaattctaatagccaaaaTGCCATATTAACTtgtctcgaattcttcgcgctttttggatacgcttgttactacaatgcattggatccaagtgcaagattatgaagtaattatgacgtctggtagcgggaaaccaGCCCGCAGCCCATTATCACAACGAATATGTAACACATGTTGAGCCTTACCCTACGCATGTAAGTGTCTCGTTATCTTAAGTTACTACAATAAAGCTTGTCGCTTTACACGGCAAAATGAAGTCCAAGAACTATAAAATACTTATAGCTTACACCTCAAAAATTAATCGCATGCCACCAAACCAATACGATATAGCTACTCGCAATGCTGTATACTGTACTTACACTGGCCGGCAGGAGCAGCAACACAACGGCCGATGGGAAAACGCACTAGAaactcaagaaaaacaaaaataccaaaacttGTATGGAAACCAGAGCGCAAATAACGTAGGGGAACTAACCAAGTAAGACTCGCAGACACAGAGAATGACTAAACGACTACCGCCCAGAACCAGCCCCAGGTGCTGATGGCCCAAACCCAGTGGTGAGTTATCCGAGTGTGTCTATAAGAGCCTTTAACTACAGGATGGGTAATTGTGAATCGACGAGGTGGTATGACAACATATTTCGCCACCATACGTGATTTTGCCCTTAATCTAATAAAATACTGCAAATGATCATTCGTGGTGAATGCGAATGGTCTTAGATAGACACGATAAAGCTTTAGGCATCAGATCGATATCAGCTTTCGATACTGTTGAACAGAACTGTCGTTGTGCTGAGTAATCCTGCGTGAAATTGTTGTCACACACGCGGGTTGTTCAAAGAGCAAGAGCCTATGCTCGATCGAAGTAAGCATAATCTAACATAATAAAAAAGTGGAGAACGCATAAACTTACATCTAGCGCATCGAAGAAGACATCGAGGTCGAAGTTACTGAGAGACAGCCGTTTTGTGAAGACGTTGAGACCCAGTTTCCCTCCACCGTAGATTCCGCCATTTATGACATCAATTCTAAAAGAAGGAAATATCAACAGTAACTTCTTACGCCAAACTGGATCACACTTGCAATTTTTGAATTAACGTGCTgacttatatatacaaaatatgttttttgcATAAATGAACAGGACAGCAACCATTAGTAGGTTGATGGTATAAATTAGCTAAGAAATTGTACAGCGAGGAACAAGAAAACTGAACTAAAAACAGATAGCTGAGGAAACATAGCTCCTAAAATATTACTTGTATCTTTTAATTACCGGGTTATCCATTTAATGAAAGTAAGTACTATTAGAGTAGGTAGACTATTTACGTAATTAAATTAAGCTCATAacaaatttactttcaaaattcaaaCACAATACAATCGTTTTGTATCTTTGATCTACCGGAGCTTTATCAGTTTCTTGCCCACCTGCATGAGCTTTCTGAAAGCTCACTGGTTAACATCATTATTagtcaatttttatcattttacatgcATTCTATCATTTAACTTCATAAATATTAACTAGAGCTTCAAATTCAGAATAACTGTtatacacaagtttttttttttatgtatctatattgcatttttattttactggaaacATAAATTTGAGTCGACGCTGAAACTGTCCATAGCCGAGAAAATCGCTATTTATCTCACCTGTAATTTCCTGCACCATAAACTGGGAAGATGAAAGCAACGATCCCGTCAAGATCATAGAGACCTTCAATGTGGAAGTTGTCCAGCATGAGGTCAATGTCAAACTTCTGTTTGATGCCCATGGTGACATTCAACTGACAGATTATGAACTGCGCCATATTCATCACCAAAGTGCGGTTCAGCTGGAAGTCCATCCTATTGATTGCATAAAAAGAAAGCTTGATTTTACAGTTTGTTGCTTACTTTATGAAGCTTCCGGATCTAAACGtggtaatttttaattgttttggtaTATTTAAGGGTTCATTATATTATGTGGTTGGTTCATAATCTTAAGGAATTTTTCTGCTAAACTAGCCGAGTTATTTCAGATTTGTCGTTTTTACGTAAAATTTTATTCTTGGATGGCGCATTATTGCATGATATTCACACAATTAAAATTTCTCCTTTTGGCATAACTTGGGAAAACGATGATCTGATATCAAGCATTAATCCATATAGAAACCCGTACGAACAAGAAGtccaagacattattattattttaatattaatattctaacGTCTCATAATGTCCTAAGTAATGCAATAAATACATATGATTTTGTCCTTCAATGCCGAATAATTTATAGTTTTCGAAAACCTGTTCAATCCTTATTATCAGTTAAATAATCAATACCAAGTTGATAATAAGACATGAGCAGCCTTTTGATCGAAATATTTTCATGCTGGACAACAAAATCACcataaattttgtcattattattttttttattatgttgggAGAAAACTCTCTAtaacgagagttcataaatgttctaaagggtctaCAATATtgtaattgttaaaggctcgagtaacattttataaaagctttcgaacccttctctgggttcatctttagaacattattattattattattattattatgaaaaattagcaCATCTTTTGGAGGAACAAGAAAAAAGATCATTAACTAACTGCCGgatctgaaaatgaaaacaatacagCATGTGCatataataacaaatttaaagaaaaatataaaattacaaataaaagcaaGACATTAACACAAATGAATCAGCACCGAGGTACCCTCATACATCAACGCCTGATGTGATTAAtacataataaaaggaaaacgtcTTACCGCACGCCATCTGTGTCGACATGGAATCCAATGTTGGGGAAGGGACCCAGAGGATCGAGGGGCGGGATGCCCAAGGAAGGGATGCCCGCCCCTATGAAGGTTCTGGATGCATTCACGACGTTGACGATGACGTCGGCTATGGAACCATTCCTGGAGGGTCAGGCACTCGTCTGGGGAGAAGGAAGTTATTGTATCAATATTGTACTtaatcgtatgtatatatatatatatatatatatatatatatatatatatatatatatatatatatatatatatatatatatctatatatatatatatatatatatatatataatatatatatatatatatatatatatatatatatatatatatatatatatatatatatatatatatatatatatatatatatatatatatatatcacaaatattattcaaatattgtttagtatccaattcaccATCCCTCAGGAAAACTTACTCCCAAGgttaattatgattaataagtgcttcatcaccactgggattcgaaccgctgcctaaCTGCCAAACAACTGAGGACAGTGACTTTTGACCGCTGAGCCATCAAGAAATGGCTTagaggtcaaaagtcactgtaaatCGTTCTTTCTCAACAAAGCAGCGATTTGAATCCTACTGGTGACGAAGAACTTATCAACGATAATATCCcatggtgtaagttattccccaaTTACGGTAGATggtatattaaacgatatttgtggcttaatatttgtgagtataaaaatatTACGGTGTACGTgacaaaaaaatccatatatatatatatatatatatatatatatatatatatatatatatatatatatatatatatatatatacatatactgtatatatatatttatatatataattctaataagcTCTATGGGAGTAAAAGCCATACACATGTCAGTGTCTAAATCTTCTATTCACTCGACTGGGAGAAAAAGTTCAAGCCAAATCACTgaataactgtttttaaaaaatgatcaGTTTTATGGAAGAAAAATGAGCTTGCAAAATGTGTATGCAATGACTTCCTTGAGAATTTCCCCTCACCCAAAACTTATTAGAATATTATTGTAGACAATGAATTATTATGGACTCTTTACCAGAGGCAGGTGATTAAAATATACAATGATTTGCTTTGGCTTTTTCTTCCATACAACAATAACATCTAAGGAAGTCACcgcataaatattttaatcatcttcCTGGGGAAAAAGTCCAAAGTAAATCATTGTCTAAATATACTAATTAATTTCTGTGGCAAACTCCCAAGCAAGTCATTGCATTAACATTTTGCAATCTCTTTTTGGGAGAATATTCCAAAGTTGGCAATTTCACCAATACTTCACTAAACGCCATTACAATGGATAACTACTGtagataattaatttttgtattacaaTTTTTTGACCTTGCagagctttttctttttcaagtattTATCGGCCATCTTCACTCATGTAAAGTATCAGGTGACAGTGGCAAGGGCTTTTAATTGCTTGACTTACAAGTTATATTTGAACAAGTCTGCACACATTTATGGAAATACTCGCCCAGTACACACGCAgtatatgtacgcacacacacacacacacacatatatatatatatatattatatatatatatatatatatatatatatatatatatatatatatatatatatatatatatatatatataaaactgaaatagtACATATCGCTTACATGGAGCTGAGGCACTAGTCGACACTACCAACAAAAGTAGAACAGCTATACTGGACGCCATGGCTGACACATCTTGTGgagaacaaaatttattttatttaattccgaTAGTGACAGTAAAAATGGGGCACTTATCATGTGTTAAATGTATTCATTCACTGCAGTCTCCTactgaaaaccaaactgaaatgAAACTCAGTGGTATTCAACATTTACAATTTGAAGTGTACCTGGAAGTGatcattttgaaatactgtaaataCGTCTTAAAATCCACTTGATGTGAAAATTACAATGtaagaaaatgaattaagtttCCTACAGTACCTATGTGTTTCCTGATGGTCCCCTTGGAGTCCTGTACAATAATGAGGGTAAAGAATCTCTGCGAGATCGAAGAGAATATTCTGCTCTCATCTCTGTGAGAAAGTTGACAGGAATTTCGACCAATAAGAAGTGGGGAATTTAGTCTTGCCAGGTGTTTGTATGGGAAGTTAAACTGGATGGTAACTGTGAGGTAAGCTCAGTTACGTAACTCTTTATGGGAAAGGGAGATTTCTTGTAAACACATGCCATTCTCTCAGGGATTGTGGGGGGcacatttcttttgttattgaaTCTACTGCGTTTTAACCTTCTCTTTGAGGTCGAGTTTTTGAGGACTAAGACGTAATAAATTTCTTACTTAAACAAGATCAAATAGGTTGAAATGGCTTTCACAGGAAAACattgaatataagtgaatttttttttataataagacaTAAAAACCATCCTTATGAGAAGGTCCCCACCCGAGTAGCAACATTGCTCATAAAATCAAACGTATGGACTGCGATTAATTGTATTTGGGCCAAAAAGGTAAGGAAttaaatgtaagaatatataaacaaaaatagaaacaaattcaATTAGAACTGGCCAAATGGATGATGCTCTTTTTTGTGTATCTAAATGGAAAATCCAACTGGACTGATTGGTCCCATGGTAGTATAAGACGTATGAATACTGCGTCCATAAATTTCCTAGAATCTGCATTAATATAATTAACCACGGGAAACAATGCCAATTTAAGCCCAGGTCTTGACCTAATTCTGGAAAAGATGTTCgaggagatttaaaaaaagaaagtaaagaatgtCATTACTTCTGCTTAATGCACTTTGCCCTGTTTTATCCAAGTACCTCGAAATTCTTAGGTGTTGGCTGTAATCTTTTGTGCTATTGTATGTAATTGGCTTGAAAATACCTTAAAGTAAAGGCAAAAGGCCTTGCACTCCATTTTTAACTTTCCTGGTCGTCATGTGCTCAGGTAATATACTTTGTTTATATCCTATACCACATGATAGAAgttagtacatatataatatatatatatatatatatatatgtatatatatatatatatatatatatatatatatatatatatactgtatatatgtatataaatgtgtgtgtataatatatatatatatatatatctatatatatatatatatatatatatatatatactgtatatatatatatatatatatatatatatatatatatatatatatatatatatatatatatatatatatatatatatacatatacatacagacatatgttAGTCTCATTACCCTCATCACGGCATCCAAGAGTACAtgatgcaaagggcctctgtgaaattctgaaCTCACATCTTTTCTGTGCTTTGTGTTCTACGAATCTCCACTCATTTTCAGCCTCCCTTCTTATATACTTCTTATCCGAATAGTGCTGGATGTTCGAACTTTTCTACTACCTACAGAAGCCAAGCTGACATTATCTTATCCTAGACTTTAAGGGGTTCTGCAAAAGACATGCTCAAGCCATCTTAATCCCTCTTTTTCATTATCTCATCTATATATTGAACTTTCATAATTTCCCTCATGGTATCATATTTCaatctatcctgccatctgactctaATATCCTCCCGAATTTACGTAGTCCAATTTCTGGGTCACTGTTTTAAATAAGATCCctccagcagtttttattttgaacagcTCAAATTAGTGACGAAACTGTCATAAATAACTACATGTTACAAGCACTTAGCAATTATAGGGGA includes the following:
- the LOC136840204 gene encoding uncharacterized protein, translating into MDFQLNRTLVMNMAQFIICQLNVTMGIKQKFDIDLMLDNFHIEGLYDLDGIVAFIFPVYGAGNYRIDVINGGIYGGGKLGLNVFTKRLSLSNFDLDVFFDALDVELDAVLGGGDMADLVNSVINTIAPPMFDAIWGVMKPILTKAIEDGINEILSKIPIGDQFLDGLEYEFTY